The following are from one region of the Natronosporangium hydrolyticum genome:
- a CDS encoding bifunctional RNase H/acid phosphatase — MSRRVIVEADGGARGNPGPAGWGTVVRDAETGDVLAERSEAIGIATNNVAEYRGVIAGLAAAAELGAETVEARMDSKLVVEQMTGRWRIKNPGLRPLAAEAAALVRRFDNVDWRWVPRERNRDADRLANQAMDAAARGDTGPPAAAAASGPPEAAAPRLRGAWEAPDTAPLRLLLTRHGETELNLQHRYSGRHDVALTDRGQAQAQALAARIAQSLPQLDAVVSSPLQRCTGTAEAIAAATGDPPVTVDPDLIECDFGDWEGRTFQEVRDEWPDQLDAWHRSPAVAAPGGESLDQVDTRVRRAVVALRQAYPEGGTVAVVSHVWPVKLMLRDALGAGDTFLQRLLLAAAGLSVVDTYPDGTVAVHVINDTSHLDSPEWSTR; from the coding sequence ATGAGCCGACGCGTCATCGTCGAAGCAGACGGCGGCGCCCGCGGCAACCCCGGCCCCGCCGGGTGGGGCACGGTCGTGCGCGACGCCGAGACCGGTGACGTGCTCGCCGAGCGCTCCGAAGCGATCGGCATCGCCACCAACAACGTCGCCGAGTACCGCGGCGTCATCGCGGGACTCGCCGCCGCCGCCGAGCTGGGCGCCGAAACGGTCGAGGCCCGGATGGACTCCAAACTGGTGGTCGAACAGATGACCGGCCGCTGGCGGATCAAGAACCCGGGGCTGCGGCCACTGGCGGCGGAGGCGGCCGCGCTGGTCCGCCGGTTCGACAACGTCGACTGGCGATGGGTGCCCCGGGAACGCAACCGGGACGCCGACCGGCTGGCAAACCAGGCGATGGACGCGGCGGCCCGCGGCGACACCGGCCCACCGGCCGCGGCGGCCGCCTCCGGCCCACCGGAGGCGGCGGCCCCCCGGCTCCGCGGCGCCTGGGAGGCCCCGGACACCGCGCCGCTGCGACTGCTGCTCACCCGGCACGGCGAGACCGAGCTCAACCTCCAACACCGCTACTCCGGCCGCCACGACGTCGCCCTCACCGACCGCGGTCAGGCCCAGGCCCAGGCGCTCGCCGCCCGGATCGCCCAGTCGCTGCCGCAGCTCGACGCGGTGGTCAGCTCGCCGCTGCAGCGCTGCACCGGCACCGCCGAGGCGATCGCCGCCGCCACCGGCGACCCGCCGGTCACCGTCGACCCGGACCTGATCGAGTGCGACTTCGGCGACTGGGAAGGACGCACCTTCCAAGAGGTACGCGACGAGTGGCCGGACCAGCTCGACGCCTGGCACCGCAGCCCGGCGGTCGCCGCCCCCGGCGGGGAGTCGCTGGACCAGGTCGACACCCGGGTACGGCGGGCGGTGGTCGCGCTCCGGCAGGCGTACCCGGAAGGTGGCACGGTCGCGGTGGTCTCCCACGTCTGGCCGGTGAAGCTGATGCTCCGGGATGCGCTCGGCGCTGGCGACACCTTCTTGCAGCGGCTGCTGCTGGCGGCGGCCGGGCTCTCGGTGGTCGACACCTACCCCGATGGCACGGTCGCGGTGCACGTCATCAACGACACTTCGCATCTTGATTCGCCGGAGTGGTCGACCCGGTAG
- a CDS encoding zinc ribbon domain-containing protein yields the protein MKADPNAQKLLLDLQGIDTTRQQLAHRRTHLPELAQLTELTRELSTLDGDRVRAQVEVDDLDRDITRLERDTEQVRARKDRDAARLAAGVGPARELEALQHEIESLDRRQRELEDAELELMERRETAQSTLTEAQRRLADCERRRAEAEASRDAALAEISEQEAAQTEARKPLVTQLPADLVTLYERIRDDAGGLGAAPVRGGRCGGCRLELSGSERARVKAAPPDEVVRCDECRRIMVRTAESGL from the coding sequence GTGAAGGCCGACCCGAACGCCCAGAAACTGCTGCTCGACCTGCAGGGCATCGACACCACCCGGCAACAGCTGGCGCACCGCCGTACCCACCTGCCCGAGCTGGCCCAGCTCACCGAACTCACCCGGGAGCTGTCCACTCTCGATGGCGACCGGGTGAGGGCGCAGGTGGAGGTCGACGACCTCGACCGGGACATAACCCGGCTGGAGCGCGACACCGAGCAGGTGCGGGCCCGCAAGGACCGCGACGCCGCCCGGCTCGCCGCCGGTGTCGGGCCGGCCCGGGAACTCGAAGCCCTGCAACACGAGATCGAGTCGCTCGACCGGCGGCAGCGGGAGCTGGAAGACGCGGAACTCGAACTGATGGAACGGCGCGAAACCGCCCAGAGCACCCTGACCGAGGCGCAACGGCGGCTCGCCGATTGCGAACGGCGCCGCGCCGAAGCCGAGGCCAGCCGCGACGCCGCCCTCGCCGAGATCAGCGAACAGGAGGCGGCGCAGACCGAGGCGCGCAAACCGCTGGTCACCCAGCTGCCGGCCGACCTGGTCACGCTCTACGAACGGATCCGCGACGACGCTGGCGGGCTCGGCGCGGCCCCGGTCCGGGGCGGCCGGTGCGGCGGCTGCCGGCTCGAACTCTCCGGCAGCGAACGTGCCCGGGTCAAAGCCGCCCCACCGGACGAGGTCGTACGCTGCGACGAGTGCCGCCGGATCATGGTGCGGACCGCCGAGTCCGGGCTATGA
- a CDS encoding Nif3-like dinuclear metal center hexameric protein, translated as MTQPTPTVADVAATLARHYPPDWAADWDQVGLVLGEPEAPVRRVLCVVDCVPETVAEAVDAGVDLIVAHHPLLLRPVSTVAPTTYKGRIIHDLIRAGIALYVAHTNADVADPGVSDALAARLGLRDLRPLRPLAADLAAIGPGSQLGAGRIGVLPTPATLAELVQQAAEALPRTAWGVRAAGDPQRRIYTMAVCGGAGDSYLADATAAGVDAYLTADLRHHPVSEHLAAGGPALLDAAHWATERPWLDELARLLRDTLRVEPVVSDLDTDPWTAHAKEPL; from the coding sequence GTGACCCAACCAACCCCGACCGTGGCCGACGTCGCGGCCACCCTGGCCCGCCACTACCCACCCGACTGGGCCGCCGACTGGGACCAGGTCGGGCTGGTGCTCGGCGAGCCCGAAGCCCCGGTGCGCCGCGTCCTGTGCGTCGTCGACTGCGTCCCCGAAACCGTCGCCGAGGCGGTCGACGCCGGCGTGGACCTGATCGTCGCCCACCATCCGCTGCTGCTGCGGCCGGTCTCCACGGTGGCGCCCACGACCTACAAAGGCCGGATCATCCACGACCTGATCCGCGCCGGCATCGCCCTCTACGTCGCCCACACCAACGCCGACGTCGCCGACCCCGGCGTCTCCGACGCCCTCGCCGCCCGGCTCGGGTTGCGCGACCTCCGCCCGCTGCGGCCGCTCGCCGCCGACCTGGCCGCGATCGGCCCCGGCAGCCAGCTCGGCGCCGGCCGGATCGGGGTGCTGCCGACGCCTGCGACCCTCGCCGAGTTGGTCCAGCAGGCGGCCGAGGCGCTGCCGCGTACCGCCTGGGGGGTCCGGGCCGCCGGCGACCCGCAGCGGCGCATCTACACCATGGCGGTCTGCGGTGGCGCCGGCGATAGCTACCTCGCCGACGCCACCGCCGCCGGCGTCGACGCCTACCTCACCGCCGACCTGCGGCACCACCCAGTCAGCGAACACCTCGCCGCCGGCGGGCCGGCGCTGCTCGACGCCGCCCACTGGGCGACCGAACGGCCCTGGCTGGATGAACTGGCCCGGTTGCTGCGTGACACGCTGAGAGTGGAGCCGGTGGTCTCAGACCTCGACACCGACCCGTGGACCGCGCACGCGAAGGAGCCGCTGTGA